The Dokdonia donghaensis DSW-1 DNA window CGGCCACTACCTCGCCACCGCCTTTACCACCTTCATAACCTATATCAATTATATAATCTGCCATTTTTACAACATCCAGATTGTGCTCAATGATAAGAATGGTGTTTCCTTTATCTACAAGCTTATTAAGAACTTCCATTAATACTCGTATATCTTCAAAATGGAGTCCCGTAGTAGGCTCATCTAATATATAAAAAGTATTGCCAGTATCACGCTTACTAAGCTCTGAAGCCAGCTTGATACGTTGTGCCTCTCCACCAGAAAGGGTAGTACTTTGCTGTCCTAGAGTTATATAGCCTAACCCTACATCTTTTATGGTTTTTAACTTTCGGTGTATTTTTGGGATGTTTTCAAAGAAGTCTGTCGCCTCATTCATCGTCATTTCTAGTACATCTGCGATAGATTTTCCCTTATAACGTATCTCAAGTGTCTCTCTATTAAAACGTTTACCTTGGCAGGTCTCACATTCTACATACACATCTGGTAGAAAATTCATCTCTATAACCCTAAGGCCACCACCTTTACAAGTCTCACACCTACCTCCTGTAACGTTAAAACTAAAACGTCCAGGCTTATAGCCTCTTATAAGTGCTTCTGGAGTTTTTGCAAATAGACTACGTATCTCATCAAAGGCCTTTGTATAAGTAGCGGGATTTGATCTAGGCGTTCTACCTATAGGTGATTGATTTATATCTATAACCTTGTCACATTCATCTAGACCCTTTATACTCTTATAGGGCATAGGTTTCTTTACGCCATTAAAGTAATGTGCATTCATAATAGGGTAGAGGGTCTCATTAATAAGCGTAGACTTACCACTACCAGAAACACCGGTGACCGCTATCATTTTACCTAGCGGTATTTTTATAGATACATTTTTGAGATTATTACCAGTAGCACCTTTAAGCTCTATAAATTTCCCGTTTCCTTTTCTACGTTTTTTAGGGATGGTAATTTCCTTCTCTCCATTGAGATATTGTGCAGTAAGAGTGCTGTGGTTTAACAGTTCTTGTGGTGTTCCTTCACTTATAATCTCACCTCCATAATTACCAGCTTTGGGACCTATATCTATCACGTGATCTGCACGCTCTATCATATCCTTATCGTGCTCTACAACTATCACAGAATTTCCTATATCTCTAAGTGATACAAGAGAGTTTATAAGCTTCTCATTATCTCGCTGGTGGAGCCCTATACTGGGCTCATCTAGAATGTAAAGTACACCTACAAGTTGTGAACCTATTTGAGTAGCTAGACGTATACGTTGTGCTTCTCCACCAGAAAGAGACTTAGAGCTTCTGTTTAAGTTTAAATAGGTGAGACCTACATCTACAAGGAATTGTATTCTTGATTTTATTTCTTTTATAATTTCAGAGCCTATCTTGAGTTGCTTTTCTGAAAGTCTTGAGTCTACCGTTTCAAACCAGTCTTTAAGCTCAAGAATATCCATAGATGCGAGGTCTGCAATACTCTGGTTATCTACTTTAAAATAAAGAGATTCTTTACGTAATCGTGATCCCTCACACACTGGACAAGCTACTTTATTCATATAGCTTTTTGCCCATCTTACGAGAGAAGTAGACTCACTATCTTTATAGGTACTTTCTATAAAATTTGCGACACCTTCAAAATCTATTTTATAATCTCTTGTAACTCCTAGTTGTTTTGAAGAAACAGAAAACTTCTCATTACCTCCGTAAAAGATAAAGTCCATCGCCTCTTGTGGGATGCGTTCTATGGGGTCTGTAAGTTTAAAGTCAAAACGCTCTGCGATGAGCTGTAACTGTTTAAATATCCAGTTGTTCTTTTTTGGACCGTGTGGGTCAAGCCCTCCGGCATTTATAGACTTTTTAGGGTCTGGAACAATCTTTTTTGGGTTTACCTTATAAAGTTCACCTATACCGTTACAATTAGGACAAGCACCCTTAGGCGAATTAAAAGAAAAATTATTAGGCTCAGGATTAGGGTATGAGATGCCAGAAGTAGGGCACATCAGGTTACGGCTAAAATAGCGTACCTCTTGTGTATCGTGATCTAGTACCATAAGTACATCATCACCGTGATACATCGCAGTATTTATACTTTCGCGCAAGCGTTTACTATCCTCATCACTTTTTTTAACCTGCATACGGTCTATCACAATCTCAATGTCGTGCACCTTGTAGCGGTCCACCTTCATTCCTTTTGTAATATCACGTACTTCACCATCTACACGCACTTTTACAAATCCCTGCTTTGCAATTTGTTCAAAAAGCTCCCTATAATGCCCCTTACGAGAGCGTATGGTAGGAGCGAGAATATTTATACGCTTACCCTCATAACTCTCTGTAATGAGCTCCTGTATTTGCTCATCACTATAGCTCACCATTTTCTCCCCCGTATTGTACGAGTAAGCATCTGCTGCACGGGCATAGAGTAGGCGTAAGAAGTCGTAAATCTCTGTAATAGTCCCCACGGTAGAACGCGGGCTTTTACTTGTGGTTTTTTGCTCAATGGCAATTACTGGAGATAAACCTAAAATTTGATCTACATCTGGACGCTCTAATCCACCCAGAAATTGTCTAGCATAGGCCGAAAAGGTCTCAATATAACGGCGTTGTCCCTCTGCATAAATGGTATCAAAAGCCAGCGAACTCTTACCACTACCCGAAAGACCGGTAATAACAACCAGTTTTTCTCTAGGTATCATTACATCAATATTCTTTAGGTTATGAGCGCGAGCACCATATACTTCAATACGTTCTTCTTGTTCTATCATAGAATTTTAGGCAAGTAACAAATTTACCGCTTTAAGGCTTAATTAGAAAGTGAGTACTACTATAAGAGATTGTTAATATTAATGCCTGCAGCGTGGTTTTTTTACGCTTTCGCGAAAGCGTGATTCTACCCCATAAAACTATATGAAATTGCAAGATATTTTTTTAAAACAATAACGGAATAAGACGGTAGGTTGTCTTCTTATATGCTTTATAGGTTGCTCCAAAATGACTTGACAACAGTTGCTCTTCTCTATAAATCTTTAAAACTAGAACTACGACAAGTGCTATATATAGCATTGAATTTATAATACTCAAAGGAATAAAAGCAGCTGGGATAAAAAATAAGAGAATGCCTGTATACATAGGATTGCGCAAGATTTGATAAGGACCACGGCTTACTAAAGCCTCAGATTTAACCTCTGGCTGAATATTAAAATTACCGATACGCATTGCAAGCACTCCCCACAAAACTATCGCAAACCCACAGACCTTAAAGAGCAAGGGTATACACTCCACACTAAAACTTGCTGAATTGTAGAGTAGGGGGCTATGAGTAAACCTTGAGCAATAACGAGTAGTAATGAAAATCGAGACACGATAAGAAATTTACTAGGGTTTTGTGTATTAAAAAAGGGTTACGATAACGTAACCCTTTTGATTGTTTTATAATCCGTAGATGTCATTATAAAGATGAACGTAGTTCTCTTTAATGATTTTACGTTTAAGCTTCATAGTAGGAGTGAGGTGACCACTCTCTACCGTCCAGGCATCTGGAGTAAGTCTAAAGGCTTTTACCTTTTCCCACTTTGCAAAGCTCTCGTTTGCCTCGTCAACTTCTTTTTGGTAACGTGCTTGAACTTCTGGATTTGCAATGAGATCTTTTTGTGAGGTGTAAGTCACATTTTTCATCTTTGCCCAGTCTTCTAGGAACTCAAAATTAGGTTGTATTAATGCAGCTGGCATTTTTTGCCCTTCACCTATTACCATTATTTGCTCTATAAAACGTGATTGCTTAAATCTGTTTTCTAATAATTGTGGTGCAACATATTTACCACCAGATGTTTTAAACATTTCCTTCTTACGATCTGTAATTTTAAGGAAACCATCTTCATCTATATGACCTATATCACCCGTGTGGAAGTAGCCATTTTTAAGGACTTCGTTTGTCTTTTCTGCATCTTTATAATAACCTAGCATTACATTAGGTCCTTTTACAAGGATCTCTCCGTCTTCTGCTATTTTTACTTCTACGTCCTTTATAAGCTTTCCTACAGTACCTATTCTAAAATTGCCACCTCGCATATCATTTACAGAACATACTGGTGATGTTTCGGTAAGACCGTAACCTTCCATAACACCCATCTGCGCAGCATTGTATATTCTAGCTAGACGTGGTTGTAGTGCAGCACTACCAGAAGCAATCACTTTAAGATTACCTCCTAATGCCTCTTGCCATTTTGAAAAGATTAATTTACGGGCAATAGCAAGCTTACGCTCATATAACCATCCATTTTTACCATATGGCTCATATTCTAAACCTACATCTACAGCCCAGAAAAATAGTTTTTTCTTTATACCTGTAAGATCTGCTCCCTTTGCAATAATCTTGTCGTATACTTTCTCTAGTAGTCTAGGTACAGCTGTCATAATCTCAGGTTTTACCTCCTTAAGGTTGTCTGAGATAGTCTCTAGCGACTCTGCAAAGTAGATCGCAACGCTGTTGTATTGATACAGGTACGTAATCATACGCTCATATATGTGACAAATAGGTAGAAAGCTCAATGCCTTTATACCTTCTCCTGCAGTAGGTACACGTTCTGTACTTGATATAGCGTTACTCACAATATTTCTATGCGATAGCATTACACCTTTAGGTCTACCAGTAGTTCCAGAGGTATAAATAAGCGTAGCAAGGTCATCTGTCTTTACAGAATCCATAAGCGCTTGTACTTCTGGTTGATTACTATCATTTGCT harbors:
- a CDS encoding methyltransferase family protein, coding for MECIPLLFKVCGFAIVLWGVLAMRIGNFNIQPEVKSEALVSRGPYQILRNPMYTGILLFFIPAAFIPLSIINSMLYIALVVVLVLKIYREEQLLSSHFGATYKAYKKTTYRLIPLLF
- the uvrA gene encoding excinuclease ABC subunit UvrA; the encoded protein is MIEQEERIEVYGARAHNLKNIDVMIPREKLVVITGLSGSGKSSLAFDTIYAEGQRRYIETFSAYARQFLGGLERPDVDQILGLSPVIAIEQKTTSKSPRSTVGTITEIYDFLRLLYARAADAYSYNTGEKMVSYSDEQIQELITESYEGKRINILAPTIRSRKGHYRELFEQIAKQGFVKVRVDGEVRDITKGMKVDRYKVHDIEIVIDRMQVKKSDEDSKRLRESINTAMYHGDDVLMVLDHDTQEVRYFSRNLMCPTSGISYPNPEPNNFSFNSPKGACPNCNGIGELYKVNPKKIVPDPKKSINAGGLDPHGPKKNNWIFKQLQLIAERFDFKLTDPIERIPQEAMDFIFYGGNEKFSVSSKQLGVTRDYKIDFEGVANFIESTYKDSESTSLVRWAKSYMNKVACPVCEGSRLRKESLYFKVDNQSIADLASMDILELKDWFETVDSRLSEKQLKIGSEIIKEIKSRIQFLVDVGLTYLNLNRSSKSLSGGEAQRIRLATQIGSQLVGVLYILDEPSIGLHQRDNEKLINSLVSLRDIGNSVIVVEHDKDMIERADHVIDIGPKAGNYGGEIISEGTPQELLNHSTLTAQYLNGEKEITIPKKRRKGNGKFIELKGATGNNLKNVSIKIPLGKMIAVTGVSGSGKSTLINETLYPIMNAHYFNGVKKPMPYKSIKGLDECDKVIDINQSPIGRTPRSNPATYTKAFDEIRSLFAKTPEALIRGYKPGRFSFNVTGGRCETCKGGGLRVIEMNFLPDVYVECETCQGKRFNRETLEIRYKGKSIADVLEMTMNEATDFFENIPKIHRKLKTIKDVGLGYITLGQQSTTLSGGEAQRIKLASELSKRDTGNTFYILDEPTTGLHFEDIRVLMEVLNKLVDKGNTILIIEHNLDVVKMADYIIDIGYEGGKGGGEVVAVGTPEQIIKKNKGYTAEFLKKEMN
- a CDS encoding AMP-dependent synthetase/ligase, whose amino-acid sequence is MEITRLFDFPYHQLETNNLPDALCTKVNGEWIKTSTQEYIDKANAFSRGLLRLGVKPNDKIAVISMTNRTEWHICDVGILQIGAQNVPMYPTISAEDYAYVLNHSESKYVFVSCTETLAKVREAQDKVPSLQGVYSFDDIDGCDNWQQVLDQGANDSNQPEVQALMDSVKTDDLATLIYTSGTTGRPKGVMLSHRNIVSNAISSTERVPTAGEGIKALSFLPICHIYERMITYLYQYNSVAIYFAESLETISDNLKEVKPEIMTAVPRLLEKVYDKIIAKGADLTGIKKKLFFWAVDVGLEYEPYGKNGWLYERKLAIARKLIFSKWQEALGGNLKVIASGSAALQPRLARIYNAAQMGVMEGYGLTETSPVCSVNDMRGGNFRIGTVGKLIKDVEVKIAEDGEILVKGPNVMLGYYKDAEKTNEVLKNGYFHTGDIGHIDEDGFLKITDRKKEMFKTSGGKYVAPQLLENRFKQSRFIEQIMVIGEGQKMPAALIQPNFEFLEDWAKMKNVTYTSQKDLIANPEVQARYQKEVDEANESFAKWEKVKAFRLTPDAWTVESGHLTPTMKLKRKIIKENYVHLYNDIYGL